The nucleotide window AACACAGTCAGGCTTCAGAGACCACCGTGCGGATCGTACAAAAAAACGGCTATCAGATAGAGGTCTGCGTAGAAGATAATGGCGTCGGACTGCCTGAAGATCAAAATCCTGCCGGCCATTACGGTATGGTGATAATGCAAGACCGCAGCGCCACGCTCAACGGCGAATTTAAAGTGGAAAATCGCAAACCCGGCGGTACCCGGGTACAGCTCAATTTTACCGCCAAACATAATTAAGAGGCAGTAATGATCACAGAAGATAATGACAACAACGGACCCGCATCGATTCTGCTGATAGATGACCATCCGCTGTTACGAAAAGGCGTAAAACAGCTGATCGAACTGGACAGTCAGCTTCTCGTCATCGGTGAAGCCAGTAATGCAGAAGAAGGCATTACCCAGGCGAAGCAACTGGAGCCTGACCTCATACTGCTGGATCTGAACATGCCGGAAATCAACGGCATTGAAACCCTTAAGCTACTGCGGGATGCCGGTGTTGCGTCCCGGGTTGTGGTATTTACCGTTTCTGACAATGAAGAAGACGTCATCGCCGCCCTGAAAGCCGGAGCCGACGGTTACCTGCTCAAAGACATGGAGCCTGAAGATCTGCTTAGCAACCTGAATCAGGCGGCTCTGGGTAAAATGGTGATCAGTGAACGCCTGTCTGCCATGCTGGCCCAGGCCCTGCAAAGTAATCGTAAACGGACCGGGCCGGATATAAGCAGCCTCTCCCCCAGAGAAAAGCAGATCATCAAGCTAATCGCCGGTGGGCTGCCGAACAAACTCATCGCCCGGAAGCTGAATATTACCGAGGGCACAGTGAAGGTACATGTGAAGCATCTGTTTAAAAAACTCAACCTTCGCTCAAGGGTTGAGGTGGCTGTATGGGCCGTTCAGGAAGGGCTGGGATAACGTTTATCTGGCTCCGGACACGCTTAACAGCCCGGACTATCAATCACTCAGCGACACCTTGCTAAACTCAGGTGGACGCGGCTGGCAATAGCCTGAACAAGCAACCTCTGCACAGGGCTGCCCGAATAAAAAAATCCCCCGAAACACAGGTAACGGGGGAGAAAGTACCTGTAAATTTGAGCCTGATATCGCTGCATACCGTTACTCCCCTCTGGCCTTTCAGTTCAATACCCGGCCTGAGGATGAGATTGCTTTTATGTAGCAACGCAAGAACAAGGCTAATCCCACCGCCCAGAAAAATAAATCACCCTGAAGAGATATCCTATCTACCCCCTATGCCCAGCCAGAGTTTGACTTTCATCATAGACAGCCGCTGCCACTTCTGACGGAATTACATGCTGTTTCTTATCCGCGCAGCACCAGCCAGATCCCGTTTTAGCGATGGATACCTCCTAAGATTCATCCCCGTCAAACAACCTTAAAAACAACGCTAAAAATCAATATAAATACCTATAAATCAAACACTTAAATAAAACAAAACGACCTACCACCAAGGGAGTATAGCGACCTGAGCGGATAATTGAGGCGCTCCAATGCGTTGACGTGCATCAACGGTTTTCTTCTCGGAAAAGCCTATTTTCTAACTTAATTTTAATCTCCAAACTTTTTCAGGGCAGAGGTCCATTCCTCAGGAGCAGTCAAATGTCCACTAATAAATTGCGTTTACTTAATTTTGGCGACCCCAAAATAAAAACTTTGCACGTCACCTGGTTTGCCTTCTTCCTGACCTTTGTGGTCTGGTTCAGTCACGCCCCGATGCTGGCCTATATTAAGGATGTATTCGGCCTCAGTAGTGCAGAGATCAAGGCACTGATGATACTCAACGTAGCACTCACCATTCCCGCACGCATAGTGGTCGGCA belongs to Amphritea atlantica and includes:
- the narL gene encoding two-component system response regulator NarL; the encoded protein is MITEDNDNNGPASILLIDDHPLLRKGVKQLIELDSQLLVIGEASNAEEGITQAKQLEPDLILLDLNMPEINGIETLKLLRDAGVASRVVVFTVSDNEEDVIAALKAGADGYLLKDMEPEDLLSNLNQAALGKMVISERLSAMLAQALQSNRKRTGPDISSLSPREKQIIKLIAGGLPNKLIARKLNITEGTVKVHVKHLFKKLNLRSRVEVAVWAVQEGLG